The segment TCCAGGTCAGCGGCATCAAGAACGGCTGGGCCGGGTTACTCGGCGCCGGAGATCTCGAGGATCTGACACCAGCGTCGGTGCGCGGCATCCTGCCGCTCGGCGGCACCATCCTGGGCACCTCGCGCACCAACCCGCTCAAAGAGAAGGGGGGCGTCGAACAGGTCATCGGCCTGCTTAGTGGCAGCGGCGTCGACGGCCTGGTCGCGATCGGTGGCGATGACACCTTGTCGGTCGCAGCCGCCATGAGCGACGCCGGCTACCCGGTCGTCGGCGTCCCGAAGACGATCGACAACGACCTCTCGGTCACCGAGTTCTGCATCGGCTTCGACACCGCGGTCGGGGTCGTCGTCGAGGCCCTCGATCGGCTGCACACCACCGCCTCCGCCCATCATCGCGTGATGGTGGTCGAGGTGATGGGTCGCGACACCGGGTGGGTTGCGATGGTGGGTGGCCTGGCCGGCGGCGCCGACATGATCATCATCCCGGAGTTTCCGGCCGAGCTCGAGTCGGTCGTCGAGCACCTGCATCATCGTCGCGGTGAAGGCAAGGACTTCAGCATCATCGTCGTCGCCG is part of the Candidatus Dormiibacterota bacterium genome and harbors:
- a CDS encoding ATP-dependent 6-phosphofructokinase, which produces MRIGVLTGGGDAPGLNAAIRGVARRAFQQGFQVSGIKNGWAGLLGAGDLEDLTPASVRGILPLGGTILGTSRTNPLKEKGGVEQVIGLLSGSGVDGLVAIGGDDTLSVAAAMSDAGYPVVGVPKTIDNDLSVTEFCIGFDTAVGVVVEALDRLHTTASAHHRVMVVEVMGRDTGWVAMVGGLAGGADMIIIPEFPAELESVVEHLHHRRGEGKDFSIIVVAEGVKMRALEPATALAGGAEKRDAFGHIQLAKQGVGDALSTRIEDATGFETRVTVLGHLQRGGSPSPVDRIWATRLGVAATDLLVDRKAGMIPIRRDGRVAVVPLRDVIAETRRVPRELYDLQQVFG